The Bacteroidales bacterium genomic interval GGTTGTTGCTTATGAGAACGACCTGATGGCTTATGCTCTGAAAAGGCTGAAGACTATCCCTGAAATTAAAGTGATTGGTGAAAGTGCGAACCGGGCAGGAGTCATCTCCTTCCTGGCAGGAAACATCCATCCGTATGATGCAGGCTCGGTGCTTGATAAGCTTGGATTTGCCGTAAGAACCGGACACCACTGTGCACAGCCTGTGATGGACATATACGGCATTCCCGGTACGATAAGGATATCGTTCGGATTTTACAACAGGAAGGACGAAATAGACGCTTTGACTGTAGCCCTAAGCAAAGTCATTGAAATGTTTCGGTGAAACGATGGGTTGGAATCAAGTAATGTACCCTACCCCTGCACGGGGGAGGGGTGCAGGGGATAAATTCCCCTGGGCTTGCCCGGGGGTAAATCCTGACAATGAAAGTACACGTATGACCATTCAGGAAATAGAAGCACAGATTGTAGGTGAGTTCAGCCAGTTTGATGACTGGCTCGACCGGTATAATTACCTGATCGAGATGGGAAAGTTGATGCCGCTGATCGATCCCGGGTTGAAAACAGATCACTATCTGATCAGTGGATGCCAGTCGCGTGTATGGTTGCATGCCCGCCAGGAGGACAACAGGTTGTATTTTACCGCAGACAGCGATGCCGTGATCACCAGGGGGATCATCAGCCTGTTGATCAGGGTCTTAAATGGTCAACCTACCTGTGACATCCTTCAGGCACCCCTGGAGTTCATTGACAGCATAGGACTCAGAGAGCATCTGAGCCCGACCAGGGCGAATGGATTGTTATCGATGATCAAACAAATAAAGTTATATGCACTGGCGTTTCAGACAAAAAGCAGGAAAGTTGAATCCGACTCCGCTGAGCAATGAGGAAAAAGCAGTGATCGAACAGCTGATCATCCGTGAACTGAAAACGGTTTTTGATCCGGAGATCCCGGTGA includes:
- a CDS encoding SufE family protein; protein product: MTIQEIEAQIVGEFSQFDDWLDRYNYLIEMGKLMPLIDPGLKTDHYLISGCQSRVWLHARQEDNRLYFTADSDAVITRGIISLLIRVLNGQPTCDILQAPLEFIDSIGLREHLSPTRANGLLSMIKQIKLYALAFQTKSRKVESDSAEQ